The Pseudomonas berkeleyensis genome includes a region encoding these proteins:
- a CDS encoding SDR family oxidoreductase, translated as MLEWGANGAPNNGRVALVTGAARGIGLGISAWLITEGWQVVLADVDRERGSKVARALGGNAWFVAMDVAKEDQVSVGVAEILGQFGRLDALVCSAAISDPYTPPLESLDLRRWNRMLAVNLTGPMLLAKHCAPYLRGHRGAIVNIASTRANQSEADCEAYAASKGGLVALTHALSVSLGPEVRVNCVSPGWIDARDPSQQRLEPLSVFDHVQHPVGRVGTVEDVAGQVAWLLSDAAGFVTGQEFVIDGGMSRKMIYQD; from the coding sequence ATGCTGGAGTGGGGGGCGAATGGCGCGCCCAATAATGGGCGTGTCGCGCTGGTCACCGGTGCCGCGCGTGGCATCGGTCTGGGCATCAGTGCCTGGCTGATCACCGAGGGTTGGCAGGTGGTGCTGGCGGACGTCGACCGTGAGCGGGGCTCCAAGGTAGCGCGTGCGCTGGGTGGCAACGCCTGGTTCGTCGCCATGGATGTAGCCAAGGAAGATCAGGTCAGTGTCGGCGTTGCCGAGATACTCGGGCAGTTCGGCCGCCTCGATGCATTGGTGTGCAGCGCGGCCATTTCCGACCCTTATACACCGCCGTTGGAGTCGCTCGATCTGCGGCGCTGGAATCGCATGCTGGCGGTGAACCTGACCGGGCCCATGCTGCTGGCCAAGCATTGCGCGCCCTATCTGCGTGGCCATCGTGGCGCCATCGTCAACATTGCCTCGACCCGGGCGAATCAGTCCGAAGCCGATTGTGAAGCTTACGCTGCGAGCAAGGGCGGGTTGGTGGCGCTGACTCATGCGCTGTCGGTCAGCCTGGGGCCGGAGGTGCGGGTGAACTGCGTCAGCCCTGGTTGGATCGATGCCCGTGACCCTTCACAACAACGCCTGGAGCCATTGTCAGTGTTCGATCACGTGCAGCATCCTGTCGGTCGCGTCGGTACGGTAGAAGATGTCGCGGGGCAGGTCGCCTGGCTGCTCTCTGATGCAGCTGGTTTCGTCACTGGGCAAGAGTTCGTGATCGATGGCGGCATGAGCCGCAAGATGATCTACCAGGACTGA